In Variovorax paradoxus, a single genomic region encodes these proteins:
- a CDS encoding Mu transposase C-terminal domain-containing protein: MATDTAPITEHGVATLPEQAWERARRRAEIIGPLAQSETVGHEAADAAAQALGLSRRQVYVLIRRARLGSGLVTDLALGQSSGGKGKGRLPESVERIIRELLQKRFLTKQKRSLAAFHREVVRACKLQKLRVPARNTVALRIAGLDPREVTHRREGQDAARDLQGVGGVPPPVSAPLEQVQIDHTVIDLIVVDERDRQPIGRPYLTLAIDVFTRCVVGMVVTLEAPSAVSVGLCLVHAACDKRPWLEGLNVEMDWPMSGKPRLLYLDNAAEFKSEALRRGCEQHGIRLDYRPLGQPHYGGIVERIIGTAMQMIHDELPGTTFSNPDQRGEYASEKMAALTLRELERWLTLAVGTYHGSVHNGLLQPPAARWAEAITRTGVPTVITRATAFLVDFLPIIRRTLTRTGFVIDHIHYYADALKPWIARRDRLPAFLIRRDPRDISRIWVLEPEGQHYLEIPYRTLSHPAVTLWEQRQALAKLRQQGREQVDESALFRMIGQMREIVTTAQKATRKARRDADRRQHLKATAPPVKTTPPPDADMADPQADNQPPAKPFDQIEEW; this comes from the coding sequence ATGGCGACCGATACCGCACCGATTACCGAGCACGGCGTGGCCACCCTGCCAGAACAGGCATGGGAGCGTGCGCGTCGTCGCGCGGAGATCATTGGGCCGTTGGCGCAGTCGGAGACGGTTGGGCATGAAGCGGCCGACGCGGCAGCCCAGGCATTGGGGCTGTCCCGGCGGCAGGTCTACGTCCTGATCCGCCGTGCCCGGCTAGGATCGGGGCTGGTCACTGACTTGGCTCTTGGGCAGTCGAGCGGTGGCAAAGGTAAAGGCCGCTTGCCGGAGTCGGTCGAACGAATCATCCGCGAGTTACTGCAAAAGCGCTTCCTGACCAAGCAGAAGCGTAGCTTGGCGGCGTTCCACCGCGAAGTTGTGCGGGCGTGCAAGCTGCAAAAGCTGCGGGTGCCGGCGCGCAACACGGTGGCTCTGCGGATCGCCGGCCTCGATCCGCGCGAGGTCACTCACCGCCGGGAAGGACAAGATGCCGCCCGCGACCTGCAAGGTGTTGGTGGTGTTCCGCCACCCGTCTCCGCGCCGCTGGAGCAGGTGCAGATCGACCACACAGTCATCGACCTGATCGTGGTGGACGAGCGCGACCGGCAACCGATTGGCCGTCCATACCTGACCCTCGCCATCGACGTATTCACCCGCTGCGTGGTTGGCATGGTCGTTACGCTGGAAGCCCCGTCCGCCGTCTCGGTCGGCTTGTGCTTGGTGCATGCCGCCTGCGACAAGCGCCCTTGGTTGGAAGGGTTGAACGTAGAGATGGATTGGCCGATGAGCGGCAAGCCCAGACTGCTCTACTTGGACAACGCGGCTGAGTTCAAGAGCGAGGCGCTGCGCCGTGGCTGCGAGCAGCATGGCATCCGGTTGGACTATCGCCCGCTCGGGCAGCCGCACTACGGCGGTATCGTGGAACGGATCATCGGCACGGCGATGCAGATGATCCACGACGAATTGCCGGGGACGACCTTCTCCAATCCTGACCAGCGCGGGGAATACGCCTCCGAGAAGATGGCCGCCCTGACACTGCGCGAGCTGGAGCGCTGGCTCACATTGGCGGTCGGCACCTATCACGGCTCCGTGCACAACGGCCTGCTCCAACCGCCGGCCGCGCGCTGGGCCGAAGCTATCACGCGGACCGGCGTGCCAACCGTCATCACTCGCGCTACGGCTTTTCTGGTCGATTTTCTGCCCATCATCCGCCGCACGCTGACCCGCACCGGCTTCGTCATCGACCACATCCACTACTACGCCGATGCGCTCAAGCCGTGGATAGCTCGGCGGGACCGCTTGCCTGCGTTCCTGATCCGGCGCGACCCGCGCGACATCAGCCGCATATGGGTGCTGGAACCAGAGGGGCAGCACTACCTGGAAATTCCCTACCGTACCTTGTCGCACCCGGCTGTCACCCTATGGGAACAACGGCAGGCGCTGGCGAAATTACGGCAGCAAGGGCGCGAACAGGTGGATGAGTCAGCGCTGTTCCGCATGATCGGCCAGATGCGAGAAATCGTGACCACCGCGCAGAAAGCTACGCGCAAGGCGCGGCGCGACGCGGATCGACGCCAGCATCTCAAGGCAACGGCACCGCCTGTCAAAACCACGCCACCACCAGATGCGGACATGGCTGACCCACAGGCCGACAACCAGCCGCCGGCCAAACCGTTCGACCAGATTGAGGAGTGGTAG
- a CDS encoding TniB family NTP-binding protein, whose protein sequence is MDEYPIIDLSHLLPAAQGLARLPADERIQRLRADRWIGYPRAVEALNRLETLYAWPNKQRMPNLLLVGPTNNGKSMIVEKFRRTHPASADADQEHIPVLVVQMPSEPSVIRFYVALLAAMGAPLRPRPRLPEMEQLALALLRKVGVRMLVIDELHNVLAGNSVNRREFLNLLRFLGNELRIPLVGVGTRDAYLVIRSDDQLENRFEPMMLPVWEANDDCCSLLASFAASLPLRRPSSIATLDMARYLLTRSEGTIGELTHLLMAAALAAVESGEEAINHRTLSMADYTGPSERRRQFERELM, encoded by the coding sequence GTGGACGAATATCCCATCATCGACTTGTCACACCTGCTGCCAGCGGCACAGGGGCTGGCTCGGCTGCCGGCGGACGAGCGCATCCAGCGCCTTCGCGCCGACCGCTGGATCGGCTATCCGCGCGCGGTCGAGGCGCTGAACCGGCTGGAAACCCTGTATGCGTGGCCAAACAAGCAACGCATGCCCAACCTGCTGCTGGTCGGCCCGACCAACAACGGCAAGTCGATGATCGTCGAGAAGTTCCGGCGCACGCATCCGGCCAGCGCCGACGCCGACCAGGAGCACATTCCGGTACTGGTCGTGCAGATGCCATCCGAACCGTCGGTAATCCGCTTCTACGTCGCGCTGCTCGCGGCGATGGGTGCGCCATTGCGACCGCGCCCACGGCTGCCAGAAATGGAACAACTGGCGCTGGCACTGCTGCGCAAGGTCGGCGTGCGCATGCTGGTGATCGACGAGTTGCACAACGTCCTGGCCGGTAACAGCGTCAACCGCCGGGAATTTCTCAATCTCCTGCGCTTCCTCGGCAATGAACTGCGCATCCCACTGGTCGGGGTCGGCACGCGCGACGCCTACCTGGTCATCCGCTCCGATGACCAGTTGGAAAATCGCTTCGAGCCGATGATGCTGCCGGTATGGGAGGCCAACGACGATTGCTGCTCACTGCTGGCCAGCTTCGCCGCTTCGCTTCCACTGCGGCGCCCCTCGTCGATTGCCACGCTGGACATGGCCCGCTACCTGCTCACACGCAGCGAAGGCACCATCGGCGAACTGACGCACTTGCTGATGGCGGCAGCCCTCGCCGCCGTGGAGAGCGGCGAGGAAGCGATCAACCATCGCACGCTGAGCATGGCCGATTACACCGGCCCCAGCGAGCGGCGTCGGCAATTCGAGCGGGAACTGATGTGA